A single region of the Rattus rattus isolate New Zealand chromosome 8, Rrattus_CSIRO_v1, whole genome shotgun sequence genome encodes:
- the LOC116907174 gene encoding olfactory receptor 7G2-like: MGFINQTIPSDFLLLGLSSDPELQPVMFGLFLFIYLVTVIGNMFIILAINLDSHLHTPMYFFISNLSLTDICTSTTTIPKMLVNMQEQNLSITFAGCLTQACFAMLFVSLECCLLAAMAYDRYVAICYPLRYTVIMNWYLCRLVILVSLLSSTANSLLLSLMMLWLSFCKNLEIPHFFCEITQVVKLACSDTSINIILIYIASFTFGGITFSGIIFSYIEIVSSVLKIPSVKGRYKAFSTCGSHLSVITLFYGTGLSVCISSSVTDSPRMTAMASVMYTVVTQMLNPFIYSLRNKDMKGALTKVIGRMISLS; the protein is encoded by the coding sequence ATGGGATTCATTAACCAAACAATTCCCTCTGACTTTCTCCTTCTGGGCCTTTCAAGTGACCCTGAATTACAGCCTGTCATGTTCGGactttttctctttatatacCTGGTAACAGTGATTGGAAACATGTTCATAATATTGGCCATAAATTTAGATTCCCATCTCCATACTCCCATGTACTTCTTTATCTCCAACCTCTCCTTGACTGATATCTGCACAAGTACCACAACAATACCAAAGATGCTTGTGAATATGCAAGAACAGAATCTAAGCATAACTTTTGCAGGATGCCTCACTCAGGCTTGCTTTGCCATGCTATTCGTTAGTCTGGAGTGCTGCCTTCTTGCAGCAATGGCatatgatcgctatgtggccatttGCTACCCCTTGAGATACACAGTCATCATGAATTGGTATCTCTGTCGTCTAGTCATCCTAGTCTCCCTGCTCAGTAGCACTGCTAATTCGTTACTCCTCAGTCTCATGATGTTGTGGCTGTCCTTCTGCAAAAACTTGGAAATCCCACACTTCTTTTGTGAAATTACACAGGTCGTTAAGTTAGCCTGTTCTGACACATCCATCAacattatattgatatatattgcAAGTTTCACATTTGGTGGCATTACTTTTTCTGGAATCATTTTCTCTTACATTGAAATTGTCTCCTCTGTTTTGAAAATACCATCTGTGAAAGGAAGATATAAAGCCTTTTCTACCTGTGGGTCTCATCTCTCAGTCATAACTTTATTCTATGGGACAGGTTTAAGTGTGTGCATCAGCTCATCAGTAACTGATTCTCCCAGGATGACTGCAATGGCATCAGTTATGTATACTGTGGTGACTCAGATGCTGAACCCCTTCATTTACAGCTTGAGGAATAAAGATATGAAGGGAGCCTTGACGAAAGTCATAGGTAGAATGATTTCCCTTTCATAA